The Corynebacterium simulans genome contains a region encoding:
- the thrS gene encoding threonine--tRNA ligase, with amino-acid sequence MAEMIPAVPVNYEPFKVPAGTAVGAAMRELELPNKGPEAVVVVRGADGALYDLSHTPTADAEFTPVAASEEDGRAVIRHSTAHVMAQAVQAEFPGTKLGIGPAIENGFYFDFQTAEPFTPEDLKKIEKRMKKIIKTGQRFERRVYSSNEEAEAALTEEPFKLELIQDKGNVDPDSDEAAEVGAGDLTHYDNINPRTGEVEWFDLCRGPHLPTTKYIPAFTLTRSSAAYWRGDQSKAGLQRIYGTAFESKEALEAYQHMIAEAEKRDHRRLGQELDLFSFPDEIGSGFPVFHPNGAIVRMEMEEHSRRRHIEDGYSFVSTPHLTKGDLFKKSGHLDFYADGMFPAMALDGEYDEDGNCTKQPQDYYAKPMNCPMHNLIFASRGRSYRELPLRLFEFGTVYRYEKSGVIHGLTRARGFTQDDSHIYCTPEQLEEELTKVLDFIISLLKDYGLDDFYLELSTKDPNKYVGTDEIWERSTSILQSVAEKSGLDLVPDPAGAAFYGPKISVQARDAIGRTWQMSTVQLDFNLPERFELEYTASDGTKQRPIMIHRALFGSIERFFGVLLEHYAGAFPAWLAPHQVVGIPVADEFSPHLEEIAAKLRKRGIRADVDTSDDRMQKKIRNHTTGKVPFMLLAGERDVDANAVSFRFLDGSQVNGVPVDEAIELIAAWIAERINEQPNEELISARR; translated from the coding sequence ATGGCGGAAATGATTCCAGCTGTACCAGTGAACTACGAGCCTTTTAAGGTGCCAGCAGGCACTGCCGTAGGCGCAGCAATGCGGGAGCTCGAGCTTCCAAACAAGGGCCCAGAGGCAGTCGTCGTCGTACGCGGCGCCGATGGAGCTCTCTACGATCTCTCGCATACGCCGACTGCCGACGCCGAATTCACCCCAGTTGCAGCAAGCGAGGAGGACGGCCGCGCTGTAATCCGTCACTCCACTGCACACGTGATGGCACAGGCAGTTCAGGCTGAGTTCCCGGGTACCAAGCTGGGTATCGGTCCGGCCATTGAAAACGGCTTCTACTTCGACTTCCAGACCGCCGAGCCTTTCACGCCGGAGGATTTGAAGAAGATCGAAAAGCGCATGAAGAAGATCATCAAGACTGGTCAGCGCTTTGAACGCCGCGTGTACTCCTCCAACGAGGAAGCAGAGGCAGCACTTACTGAAGAGCCATTCAAGCTGGAGCTCATTCAGGACAAGGGCAACGTTGACCCAGACTCCGATGAGGCAGCAGAGGTTGGCGCAGGCGATCTGACGCACTACGACAACATCAACCCGCGCACCGGCGAGGTGGAGTGGTTCGATCTCTGCCGTGGTCCGCATCTGCCAACCACCAAGTACATTCCGGCGTTTACCTTGACCCGTTCCTCGGCTGCTTATTGGCGCGGTGACCAGTCCAAGGCTGGTCTGCAGCGCATCTACGGCACCGCTTTCGAGTCCAAGGAGGCGCTTGAGGCCTACCAGCACATGATTGCGGAGGCAGAAAAGCGTGACCACCGCCGTCTGGGCCAGGAGCTTGACCTTTTCTCCTTCCCGGATGAGATTGGCTCCGGCTTCCCGGTCTTCCACCCGAACGGCGCCATCGTGCGTATGGAGATGGAAGAGCACTCCCGCCGCCGTCACATCGAGGATGGATACTCCTTCGTCTCCACCCCGCACCTGACCAAGGGAGACTTGTTCAAGAAGTCTGGCCACCTGGACTTCTACGCGGACGGCATGTTCCCGGCCATGGCTTTGGACGGCGAGTATGACGAGGACGGTAACTGCACCAAGCAGCCGCAGGATTACTACGCGAAGCCGATGAACTGCCCGATGCACAACCTCATCTTCGCTTCCCGTGGCCGTTCTTACCGCGAGCTGCCGCTGCGTCTGTTCGAGTTCGGTACTGTCTACCGCTACGAGAAGTCCGGCGTTATCCACGGCCTGACCCGCGCTCGTGGCTTTACCCAGGATGACTCCCACATCTACTGCACCCCGGAGCAGCTGGAAGAAGAGCTGACCAAGGTTTTGGACTTCATCATTTCCTTGTTGAAGGACTACGGCCTGGATGACTTCTACCTGGAGCTTTCCACCAAGGATCCGAACAAGTATGTCGGTACCGACGAGATCTGGGAGCGTTCTACTTCCATCCTGCAGTCGGTGGCTGAAAAGTCCGGCCTGGACCTGGTTCCGGATCCTGCAGGTGCTGCCTTCTACGGCCCGAAGATCTCCGTGCAGGCGCGCGATGCCATCGGCCGTACCTGGCAGATGTCTACCGTGCAGCTGGACTTCAACCTGCCGGAGCGCTTCGAGCTCGAGTACACCGCATCCGACGGCACCAAGCAGCGCCCGATCATGATTCACCGCGCGCTGTTCGGCTCCATCGAGCGCTTCTTCGGCGTGCTGCTGGAGCACTACGCCGGCGCATTCCCAGCATGGCTGGCTCCGCACCAGGTAGTTGGCATCCCGGTTGCAGACGAGTTCTCCCCGCACTTGGAGGAGATCGCTGCGAAGCTGCGCAAGCGCGGCATCCGTGCCGACGTGGATACCTCTGACGACCGCATGCAGAAGAAGATCCGCAATCACACCACCGGCAAGGTGCCTTTCATGCTGCTCGCCGGCGAGCGCGACGTCGACGCAAATGCCGTCTCTTTCCGCTTCCTCGACGGTTCGCAGGTCAACGGCGTGCCGGTGGATGAGGCTATCGAGCTCATTGCTGCATGGATTGCTGAGCGCATCAACGAGCAGCCGAACGAAGAGTTGATCAGTGCACGACGCTAA
- a CDS encoding HIT family protein — translation MHDANEQYVDSGAGEPDRLERLWAPYRMAYISKRSKDPFVEAPKGSDEDGLIIARGEYVYALLNLFPYNSGHLMVVPYRKESQLENLTLEESHELMAFAQKAVRVLKRVSKPEAINVGFNLGKASGGSVGDHLHLHVVPRWAGDSNFMTVLEGTKVLPQLLQETRALLAQGWREIDEEDSNA, via the coding sequence GTGCACGACGCTAACGAGCAATACGTCGATTCCGGGGCAGGGGAACCAGACCGCCTTGAGCGGCTGTGGGCTCCCTACCGGATGGCGTATATCTCGAAGCGTTCGAAGGACCCCTTCGTTGAGGCTCCCAAAGGCAGCGATGAGGACGGGCTAATCATTGCCCGCGGCGAGTATGTCTACGCTTTGCTGAACCTTTTTCCCTATAACTCGGGACATTTAATGGTGGTGCCTTATCGCAAGGAATCCCAGCTGGAGAACTTGACTCTAGAGGAATCCCACGAGCTGATGGCCTTCGCACAGAAGGCGGTACGTGTTTTAAAGCGCGTGTCCAAACCGGAAGCAATCAACGTGGGCTTCAACCTGGGCAAGGCGTCTGGCGGTTCCGTGGGAGATCACTTACATTTGCATGTGGTTCCCCGGTGGGCCGGTGACAGCAACTTTATGACTGTCTTGGAGGGCACTAAAGTGTTGCCTCAGTTATTACAAGAGACTCGCGCCCTTTTGGCCCAAGGCTGGCGGGAGATCGATGAGGAGGATTCCAATGCTTAG
- the pgsA gene encoding phosphatidylinositol phosphate synthase, with protein MLSVHGRKPAAVVVEPVAKLFLKMGLTPNVVTIVGTLVTIAIAVVCIPLDHLFAAAVLSGLFAAFDMLDGTMARMTTGGSKFGATLDASCDRITDGALFSAILYWLVYVDNARPIHVVACLIVLVSSQVISYIKARGEASGFKMVGGLIERPERLIIGLAGIGLEGLGVPDAIEIALWILVFGSIFTVIQRMVQAARQDTKARFTPDL; from the coding sequence ATGCTTAGCGTTCACGGGCGAAAGCCAGCGGCAGTCGTCGTGGAACCCGTGGCAAAGCTGTTTCTGAAGATGGGGCTGACCCCCAACGTGGTCACCATCGTCGGCACTCTTGTCACCATTGCTATCGCAGTCGTCTGCATTCCTCTGGATCACCTGTTCGCGGCAGCAGTGCTCTCTGGTCTCTTTGCGGCCTTTGACATGCTCGACGGCACGATGGCCCGCATGACCACGGGCGGGTCCAAGTTTGGCGCGACTCTCGACGCCTCCTGTGATCGCATCACCGACGGCGCCCTGTTTTCTGCCATCTTGTACTGGCTGGTTTACGTCGATAACGCTCGCCCCATCCACGTGGTGGCCTGCCTCATCGTGCTGGTTTCTTCGCAGGTCATTTCCTATATCAAGGCCCGCGGCGAGGCTTCTGGCTTCAAGATGGTCGGCGGTCTGATCGAGCGCCCAGAGCGCCTCATCATCGGCCTGGCCGGTATTGGCTTGGAGGGCTTGGGTGTTCCCGACGCCATCGAGATCGCCCTGTGGATCCTTGTATTCGGTTCCATCTTTACCGTCATTCAGCGCATGGTCCAGGCTGCCCGCCAGGACACGAAGGCCCGTTTCACCCCAGACCTTTAA
- a CDS encoding phosphatidylinositol mannoside acyltransferase encodes MALLPGLDREQLSAAGYLAGWRLVRLLPEKWAKRLFDWGADRASDDGRGMEQLRQNLARVVGPENVTRELVRNSMRSYMRYWREAFCLPSIHQDPDLHAKLLSGLQGLENFDESMARGKGVILALPHTGNWDMAGVFLVGHYGQFTTVAERLKPEVLFDAFVDFRESLGFEVIALTGEKTSPFGRLQEVLEAGGVVCLVAERDLTRTGVTVDFMGEEANMAAGPARLAMETGAALHVVHSWFEDEGWGLSVSPQVEVTNVQETTQRLADGFAANIKAHPADWHMLQPQWNVDVKRRAAERAARPAAKDKRTSQEKLEDDGKK; translated from the coding sequence ATGGCTCTTCTTCCTGGATTAGACCGTGAGCAGCTGTCTGCCGCCGGCTACTTAGCCGGTTGGCGGCTGGTGCGTTTGTTGCCGGAGAAGTGGGCCAAGCGCCTTTTTGACTGGGGCGCAGACCGCGCCAGCGATGATGGCCGCGGCATGGAGCAACTGCGCCAAAACTTAGCGCGCGTGGTGGGCCCAGAAAACGTCACGCGCGAGTTGGTGCGCAATTCGATGCGTTCCTATATGCGCTACTGGCGGGAGGCATTCTGCCTGCCGTCGATCCATCAGGATCCGGATCTGCACGCCAAGCTGCTTTCCGGTTTGCAGGGCTTAGAGAACTTCGACGAGTCCATGGCCCGCGGCAAAGGCGTCATCTTGGCGCTTCCGCACACTGGCAACTGGGACATGGCCGGGGTGTTTCTGGTAGGCCACTATGGCCAATTCACAACGGTTGCAGAAAGGCTCAAGCCGGAGGTGCTTTTCGACGCCTTCGTGGACTTCCGTGAGTCCCTAGGCTTTGAGGTCATCGCCCTGACCGGAGAGAAGACCTCACCTTTTGGCCGGCTCCAGGAAGTCTTGGAAGCCGGTGGCGTTGTCTGCCTGGTGGCCGAGCGCGACCTCACTCGTACTGGTGTCACGGTCGACTTCATGGGCGAGGAAGCCAACATGGCTGCCGGCCCAGCCCGCCTGGCCATGGAAACCGGGGCGGCATTGCACGTGGTCCACTCCTGGTTCGAGGATGAAGGCTGGGGCCTTTCCGTCAGCCCGCAGGTGGAAGTCACCAATGTGCAGGAGACTACCCAACGCCTAGCCGATGGCTTCGCCGCGAACATCAAGGCCCACCCGGCGGACTGGCATATGCTGCAGCCGCAGTGGAATGTAGACGTTAAACGCCGCGCGGCCGAACGCGCCGCACGCCCCGCAGCCAAGGACAAACGTACGTCCCAAGAAAAGCTCGAAGATGACGGTAAAAAGTAA